AGGCCGCCGCCACCATGTGCGTGCGCGAATACGATTTCCGGGTACCCTACGGCGTCGTCCAACTCGAAGGCGCGCGGATCAGCGGCCTGGTCGAGAAGCCGGTCCATTCCTTCTTCGTCAACGCCGGGATTTACGTGGTCGAACCAACCCTGCTCGACGATGTTCCTCGCGACGGCCGCCAGTTCCACATGACGCACCTGTTCGAAAACGCCCGCGCCGCCGGCCGAGATACCGCCGCCTTTCCGATCCGCGAATACTGGATCGACATCGGCCAAGTCGACGAATTAGAGCAGGCTCATCGCGATTTTTCCCTTGAATTCGACAAAACACGATGAAACTCCGTCGCCTAGTCTGCATTATAAAACAACCGCTATCCAAGCGAGATATTCATCGACTCGGCATCACGGCGGCATTGGAGCGAAATATTGAGGTCACAGTAATTGATGTCAGTGATCTACTCCATCCTGATCTCAGAAATGAGCGATCACTTGATCTGACGGACGCCGGGTTCAATCACCTTGTTTTCTCCGGGTGGGGAGATCTAGAGGAAAATGCCCATATTCTCGCACGCGCTGACCTAGTCGTGATGGCGATTGTATCCTTCGGCCCCTCCCGTGGAGCCTTGCCATTCCTTCGGCTCATTGCACGGCATCGAACGCCATACCTGATTTTTCAACCGCAGATCTACCCTCGCCATAATTTGGCCACGCCCCGACAATCCGTCATATCGTGGCTGCGTGACCTTGCCACCCGCATCATAAAAATGGATCCGATTAATTCCATAATCGCTCGCTTGTCGCCGGAGTTGCTGGGGGTTCCCCGCGCTGCTTTCGCCGTATTTGGATCCGCCGAATCAGCCAT
Above is a genomic segment from Rhodospirillales bacterium containing:
- a CDS encoding alcohol dehydrogenase; this translates as AAATMCVREYDFRVPYGVVQLEGARISGLVEKPVHSFFVNAGIYVVEPTLLDDVPRDGRQFHMTHLFENARAAGRDTAAFPIREYWIDIGQVDELEQAHRDFSLEFDKTR